The proteins below are encoded in one region of Hordeum vulgare subsp. vulgare chromosome 3H, MorexV3_pseudomolecules_assembly, whole genome shotgun sequence:
- the LOC123441434 gene encoding 1-(5-phosphoribosyl)-5-[(5-phosphoribosylamino)methylideneamino] imidazole-4-carboxamide isomerase, chloroplastic-like: MASRCAAKLPHSPCTAPQHGRASSRVPARSAQSAASNLPCVLARGRAVACAFSFRPCIDIHKAKVKQIVGSTLRDASDDGTALVTNFESDKSPAEFANIYKEDGLVGGHVIMLGGDPASRSTALEALHAYPGGLQVGGGINLENAMSYLNEGASHVIVTSYVFSDGKMNIERLTQLVELVGKRRLILDLSCRKKVRNSSSVTS, encoded by the exons ATGGCGTCGAGGTGCGCGGCAAAGCTTCCCCACTCACCGTGCACGGCGCCGCAGCATGGCCGGGCGAGTTCGCGGGTCCCGGCACGGTCAGCGCAATCGGCCGCGTCAA ATTTGCCGTGCGTTTTGGCACGAGGGCGTGCCGTCGCGTGCGCCTTCAGCTTCAGGCCATGTATCGACATTCACAAG GCGAAAGTTAAACAGATAGTTGGGTCTACCCTCCGGGATGCATCGGATGATGGCACGGCACTGGTGACGAACTTTGAATCAGACAAGTCTCCAGCAGAATTTGCGAATATTTACAAAGAAGATGGACTTGTTGGTGGACATGTTATAATGCTTGGCGGAGATCCCGCAAGCCGTTCTACTGCCCTGGAAGCACTACATGCATATCCTG GTGGTTTGCAAGTTGGAGGTGGAATAAATTTGGAGAATGCAATGTCATACCTTAATGAAGGGGCAAGTCACGTGATTGTAACTTCG TATGTGTTTAGTGATGGCAAAATGAACATTGAAAGGCTGACGCAACTTGTTGAGCTTGTTGGGAAACGAAGGCTTATTTTGGACCTTAGTTGTCGAAAAAAGGTAAGGAATTCATCTAGTGTAACTAGTTGA